From the genome of Epinephelus lanceolatus isolate andai-2023 chromosome 23, ASM4190304v1, whole genome shotgun sequence, one region includes:
- the smo gene encoding protein smoothened, with the protein MSSQGRSPIVGFYGMLCVWAAGAVLSPNGTIFEDNCKKTTTCEALKYNTCLGSPLPYTHTSLILAEDSSTQEEAFEKLTMWSGLRNAPRCWSVIQPLLCAVYMPKCENGRVELPSQSLCLATRRPCSIVDQERGWPNFLKCDKFPVGCSNEVQKLKFNMSGQCEAPLVKTDIQSSWYKDVEGCGIQCDNPLFTEEEHNDMHAYIAYFGTITLLCTFFTLATFLADWKNSNRYPAVILFYINACFFVGSIGWLAQFLDGAREEIVCKSDNTMRLGEPSSSETLSCVTIFIIVYYSLMSGVIWFVMLTYAWHTSFKALGTTHQPLSGRTSYFHMVTWSIPFVLTVAILAIAEVDGDSVSGICFVGYKNYRYRAGFVLAPIGVVLVVGGYFLIRGVMTLFSIKSNHPGLLSEKAASKINETMLRLGIFGFLAFGFVFITFGCHFYDFFNQAEWERSFREYVLCEANVTIASQTNKPIPECTIKNRPSLMVEKINLFSMFGTGIAMSTWVWTKATILIWKRTWCKIIGRSDNEPKRIKKSKMIAKAFAMRKELHKDPEKELSFSMHTVSHEGPVAGINFELNEPSNDMSSAWAQHVTKMVARRGAILPQDISVTPTGTPVPPPEERNRLWMVEAEISPEMIKRKKKKKKRKKEVRPAEEAVEHQAYRQREFGRSSVPRLPKLPCHPSLVANLQEQQKLEEEVLPGSFPDFQHSHPLSCEERCPYPPYQSSRNSYGLLSNPLTFNDRPEDLGLGPRCLPSASTWQPSGPSRYPGEMDLTDGLSERLAHVARVPAGRRAGYGPIHSRTNLMEAELMDADSDF; encoded by the exons GTCTGCGGAACGCTCCTCGCTGTTGGTCGGTCATCCAGCCTTTACTCTGTGCCGTCTACATGCCCAAATGTGAGAACGGTCGGGTGGAGCTGCCCAGCCAGAGCCTGTGTTTGGCTACACGTCGACCATGTAGCATCGTGGACCAGGAGAGAGGCTGGCCCAACTTCCTCAAATGTGACAAATTCCCTGTGGGCTGTTCG AATGAGGTCCAGAAGCTGAAGTTCAACATGTCAGGCCAGTGTGAAGCTCCCCTGGTGAAGACAGACATTCAGTCCAGTTGGTACAAAGATGTGGAGGGCTGCGGGATCCAGTGTGACAACCCTCTGTTCACTGAAGAGGAGCACAATGACATGCACGCCTACATCGCTTACTTCGGCACCATCACCCTCCTCTGCACCTTCTTCACCCTG GCCACGTTTCTTGCCGACTGGAAGAACTCCAACCGCTACCCAGCTGTCATTCTCTTCTACATCAACGCCTGTTTCTTTGTGGGCAGTATAGGCTGGCTGGCACAGTTCCTGGATGGAGCGCGTGAAGAGATTGTGTGCAAGAGCGACAACACCATGCGACTCGGAGAGCCCTC GTCTTCGGAGACACTGTCATGTGTCACCATCTTCATCATCGTGTACTACTCCCTGATGTCGGGTGTGATTTGGTTCGTCATGCTGACCTATGCCTGGCACACGTCCTTCAAAGCCCTGGGCACCACCCACCAGCCACTGTCTGGCAGAACCTCCTACTTCCACATGGTCACCTGGTCCATCCCCTTCGTCCTCACTGTGGCCATCCTGGCTATCGCTGAG GTGGACGGAGACTCAGTGAGTGGGATATGTTTTGTGGGCTACAAGAACTACAGATACCGTGCTGGGTTTGTGCTGGCTCCCATCGGAGTGGTGCTTGTTGTCGGTGGTTACTTCCTCATTCGGG GTGTCATGACTTTGTTTTCCATCAAGAGTAACCACCCAGGTCTACTGAGTGAGAAAGCTGCCAGCAAAATCAACGAGACGATGCTGAGACTTG GTATCTTTGGATTCCTCGCCTTTGGCTTTGTTTTCATCACCTTCGGCTGCCACTTCTACGACTTCTTCAACCAGGCTGAATGGGAGAGGAGCTTTAGAGAATATGTGCT GTGTGAAGCCAACGTGACAATCGCCTCTCAGACCAACAAGCCGATCCCAGAGTGCACCATCAAGAACCGGCCCAGCCTGATGGTGGAGAAAATCAACCTGTTCTCCATGTTTGGGACGGGAATAGCGATGAGCACCTGGGTCTGGACCAAGGCCACCATCCTCATCTGGAAGCGGACCTGGTGCAA GATCATTGGCCGTAGTGACAATGAACCCAAGAGGATCAAGAAGAGCAAGATGATCGCCAAGGCATTTGCGATGAGGAAGGAGCTTCACAAGGACCCAGAGAAGGAGCTGTCCTTCAGCATGCACACCGTGTCCCATGAGGGACCAGTGG CTGGAATCAATTTTGAGCTAAATGAGCCTTCGAATGACATGTCGTCAGCATGGGCGCAGCATGTGACTAAGATGGTGGCCAGGCGAGGTGCCATCCTGCCTCAGGACATCTCTGTGACTCCGACTGGTACACCAG TGCCACCTCCAGAGGAGAGGAACAGGCTGTGGATGGTGGAGGCTGAGATTTCACCAGAGAtgataaagaggaaaaaaaagaagaagaagaggaagaaggaggtgCGTCCAGCAGAAGAGGCGGTGGAGCACCAGGCTTATCGACAGCGCGAGTTCGGTCGCAGCTCCGTGCCTCGCCTGCCCAAACTGCCGTGCCACCCCAGTCTGGTCGCTAACCTGCAGGAACAGCagaagctggaggaggaggtccTGCCGGGGTCCTTCCCAGATTTCCAACACTCCCACCCTCTGTCCTGTGAGGAGAGGTGTCCCTACCCTCCCTACCAGAGCAGTCGAAACAGCTATGGCCTGCTCTCTAACCCTCTAACCTTCAACGACCGCCCGGAGGATCTGGGTCTCGGCCCACGCTGCCTGCCCTCAGCCTCCACCTGGCAGCCCAGTGGGCCTTCCCGCTACCCTGGGGAGATGGATCTTACAGACGGGCTGTCTGAGAGGTTGGCCCACGTGGCTCGGGTGCCGGCAGGCCGAAGGGCCGGCTATGGACCCATTCACTCCAGGACCAATTTAATGGAGGCAGAGCTTATGGATGCTGACTCTGACTTCTAA